From Symphalangus syndactylus isolate Jambi chromosome 21, NHGRI_mSymSyn1-v2.1_pri, whole genome shotgun sequence:
AAGGTCCGTGGTTGTTAGGTATCAGATGCCCTATAATGGATGAATATTTAAGTAAAGGCACATTGACTTGCTGTCTGACACAACTGCTGAAAATGTTGGTGAAAAGTGAGGCTCGAagtggtagctcacacttgtaataccagcacttttggaggctgagacggggatcgctcgaggccaggagttcaagaccagcctgggcaacataacgagacccccatctctacaaaaaatttaaaaattagccgggcatggtgatacaAGGCTGTTGTCTCAGTTACTCCTGagactaaggcaagaggatcccttgagtccaggagttcaaggctgcagtgagctatgattgagccactgcactccagcctgggtgacagagcaagactcttatctacctgggggaaaaaaaaagtttaatagatCCTGAAGagtcggctgggcgcggtagctcacgcctgtaatcccagcactttgggaggatgagacaggtggataacgaggtcaggagttcgagaccagccgggccaacatggtgaaaccccatttctactaaaattacaaaaattagccgggcatggtggcggccgcttgtaatcctagctactcaggaggcggaggcaggagaatcacttgaacccggaaggcggaggttgcggtgagccaagatggcaccgttgcactccagcccgggcgaaagagcaaaaactccgtctcaaaaaaaaacaaagatcccGAAGAGTCAGTCGTTCATCCAAGAAGCCCTGACTGAGCTCTTATTCTGTGCCAGACTCTGTTCTAGGTGCTATGGATGGAGCAGGGACCAGGACCGACAAACACACGGAGCGCATTCTAATATCAGTGATACTCTGCAGAACTGTTAAAAGAAATCCTTGCTGCCACTGGCCCTAAAGCAGGAGGCATAGGGCTGCGTGTGAGGAGTAGTCCTTGCGTGGGCTTCCTGCAGTTTGGCTTTGGATTTTTGAGCTCTCTGAATTTGTTCTTTGTGTCCTTTGCACAGTGTCCCTCCCAGGTTGCACCCATGCCTGCCCCTCAGGGTCCCCCACTCCCAGTGAGTTTCACACCATGCAGCATGTACTTTAAGCCATACATCTTACTGTTCCAGACATTTGGTAAAACGTCGTTTATGTGTTTTTCAGTGACTCACAAACATTTTATGTAGATGAGGAATGTACTCAGGCACCCTTTGTGATGCCTTGCCCTCAGCAGGCACTCAACAGCAATAATAACTTTCATTCCTTTTGTGCTTCTCTTAACAGTTCGTGTTCAGTAGCAGCACAGTAGTTGTTTCAGGAACGAACTTAAGTGAATAGATGTCTGAAATGCTGTGTGAAGTGGGGTGCTTAATACGTGGTGAGATGGTTTTGGAACCAGGGTTTTCCCTCTTTGCTTCTTTACTCGTTGACCAGTTTTCATTAGGAGACCCCTTTGGAGGTTTGCAGTCAGTCAGAGTTGAGTGCCTACTGAGTGTACTGAATTATGAAATGAGCACAGTTCCCATTAACCTGAATTTTTTGCTCCCAAATAAGTCTTGATTTCTGATTTATGACTGCTTTCTGTTGTACCCCAATAGTCGTCTGAGAAAGGTGATTATTTTGAGAGGCCTGGGGAGACACACATGGTCATTCTCGAGGGGGGGGTGGTACAGAGGGCAGAGCCATGCTCGTTCTTGCTATCCTGAGATTGGTCGCtgtctgtttcctttgctgcTGTGTTTTTTTCTGTCAGTATTAAAGGTGGAAGAAGGCCCATATCTTTTTCTGTGGGTGCTTCAAGTGTTGTTGGAAGTGGAGGCAACAGTGACAAGGGGAAGCTTTCCCTGCAGGATGTAGCTGAGCTGATTCGGGCCAGAGCCTGCCAGAGGGTGGTGGTCATGGTGGGGGCCGGCATCAGCACACCCAGTGGCATTCCAGACTTCAGGTACTGCCCGCAGTCCCCCCTGCCTTCTGcgctcccctcccctgcctcctgccctccctACTGCCGGGTTTATTCCACTTCCCTGTCCTCTTCCAAAGCCCTCAGagcctctttcttctctccctgcaGATCTCCGGGGAGTGGCCTGTACAGCAACCTCCAGCAGTACCATCTCCCATACCCCGAGGCCATTTTTGAACTCCCATTCTTCTTTCACAACCCCAAGCCCTTTTTCACTTTGGCCAAGGAGCTGTACCCTGGAAACTACAAGCCCAACGTCACTCACTACTTCCTCCGGCTGCTTCATGACAAGGGGCTGCTTCTGCGGCTGTACACGCAGAACATCGATGGGCTTGAGAGAGGTGAGCCCTCTGTGAGTCGCACACATTCTGTTTCTCACGGGGGAGGCTCGGGTGTCTGTTTCTCACGGGGGAGGCTCGGGTGCGTGTTTCTCACAGGGAGGCTCGGCTGCCCGTTTCTCACAGGGGAGGCTCGGGTGCCTGTTTCTGGGGACGGCCGAAACCTAGCGCTTATGCTTCTTCCTTGGGACTGTTTTTGAGCCAACTAGTCAGGGCTTTGTTCCCAAGGAAAATGTCCTCTGGGTGTTTAAAGGCCACTGCTTGTTCTCCTGCATACCTGCAGAGCTGTGTATTTTGGGCAGAAGTTGATATTGTTTTGCCAATCTGGTGTGatgatctctttttttcttctctcttttaaaaattatattatggaAGTTTTTTGAGCACACACAAAGAGAACAATGTAATGAACCGTCCTGTCCTCATCACCAGCACATAGCCAGTCCTTCCTGCGTCCTCACCACCTTCTTCCAAATCcccagattattttgaagcaaatctctCATATCATGAATTCAATCTAGAAATAATCTATAAACACATGAATGGATATCTCTAGAGAATACTTTAAAAACAACtcctgctgggtgcggtggctcacacctgtaatcccagcattttgggaggccgaggcaggcggatcacctgaggtcgaactctgaggtcgggagttcgagaccagcctggccaatgtggcaaaaccccgtctctactaaaaatacaaaaaattagccagacgtgatggtgtgcgcctgtaatcccaggtacttgggaagctgagacaggagaatctcttgaacccagcaggtggaggttgcagtgagctgagatcgtgccagttcactccagcctgggcgaccgagggagattctgtctcaaaaaaataaataaaaataaaaataattaaaaaataaaaacaactctgATACCATTTTCATGCTGAAGAATCACTAGTAATTCCTTAATATGGTCACACTTAGTCTGTGGTGATTTCTTGACCGTATCCATGTGGTGCCCAAACCAGCGATTCACAGGTTGTGCCAAATTCTGGCCGTGCACCTTACGGAAGCACCTGGTGAGGCCTTTTCCTTACGTGCAATGATGCAGACAGGTGCTGGGACAGTCAGCTCTCCGGGAGCCAGGAGCAGCTCATCCAGTCTGCTGATGTGTTGTCAGTTAAAAAGAAGAGGCACCTTGGCTCCAGGAATGTGTTTCCTTGCCAGAAGGATCCCCTAGCTTGGAACCACAGAGGCAGCAGTGGATGCCCCATGTTGGTGGGCTCTTCTCCCAGAGGTGCAGCAGGGCAGGCCTTGTGGGAAGGTGGGAGCTCCTGGCTGTGAGATTCAGCACTGCTGAGTTAGGGCAGCGACAGGGACTTGGGAAGCCTCCTGCAGCTGGGACCCTGGCTGTGCCACCGCAGCCTTTCAGAACCAGATAATACTAATGCAACTTTCATAAGAAGTCACTTTTTGTCTGTTCCTAACAAGCAATTCTTTTGGAATTTATGATATTTATATCCTCATTTTAACTTGGTATCTGTAGAATAGAAAATATGTTCCTAGATATTGGAtataaatttttgagacagggtcttggctctgttgcccaggctagagtgcagtggcatgatcatagctcattacaacctgaactcttgggctgaagtgatccttttgcctcagcctctggaatagctgggactacgggcatgcactaccacgcctggctaatttaaaaaattttttaagacaagtctcactgtgttgcccaggctggtctcaaactcctggcctcaagtgatcctcctgccttggccttccaaagcactgggattataggcgtgagccaccgcgcccagcctggtattgggtacaattttattttttgagacagaatctcgctctgttgcccaaactggggtgcagtggcacgatctcagctcactgcaacctccacctcctgggttcaagcgattctcctgtctcagtctccccgagtagctgagactacaggtgcccgccaccacatccggctaatttttgtatttttagtggaggtacgggttcaccatgctggccaggctggtctcgaactcctagcctcaaacgatctgctcacctcggcctcccaaagtgctgggattacaggcgtgggccactgtgcccagctggatataattttatttgagcTTTTATCAAATGGTTTTTCATGCTGAGTTTTGACAGGCTTTGTTTTAACCGTGATTTGGCTCCAGCTGGGAGCCCCTTTGCTCCCCTGCCTTATTCTGGTTGGTGGCGCATGTAGGTGATACGGGCATGAAAACCAGGCTTGAGGACATCGCAACCCCAAGGGGCTGTGCGTCCTTCCAGGAGGCCTACCAAGCCCAGAAGTTGTGCTCTTGGCCTTGCGTGCTCATCTCGGAGGCGGCAGCAACACTTCGCTTTGGCTTGAATTTCAGTGTCGGGCATCCCTGCCTCAAAGCTGGTTGAAGCTCATGGAACCTTTGCCTCTGCCACCTGCACGGTCTGCCGAAGACCCTTCCCAGGGGAGGACATTCGGGTGAGTTAACCTGCTGTTGGTCGTCTTTCTACAGTTTGCTGTTGGGGTGATCTGGAAAAGTGGTATTTTGTAAGCACTGTCTCGAAAGGACAGTTGAACAATAATAGtgtgaaacattttatttgtaaattataaaattaatacatgctTGTGAAAAAATTTAAGACAATATAGAAATATGTAGGGAAAATGAATCTCCCTTCAGCCAATTCCAgctgcccacttttttttttttttttttttgagacggagtctcactctgttgcccaggctggagtgcagtggggctatctcggctcactgcaacctccgtctcccgggttcaaggaattctcctgcctcagcctcctaagtagctgggattacaggcatgcgccaccacactcagctaattttttttttttttctgtatttttagtacagacagggtttcaccatgttggccaggttggtctcaaactcctgacctcaggtgatctgcccaccttggcctcccaaagtgctgggatactaGGCTTGAGCCACGATGCCAGCCCCTGCTGCCCACTTTTAACAGCTTGGTGTATAATGTTCcaggccttttaaaaaaaagtgatatgTTTATATAAACATACGTGCACGTATCTATGTACATAAACCTACAcagttaaaaaattcttttttcaggctgggcgcagtggctcacacctgccatcccagcactttggaaggctgaggcgggcagatcacaaggtcaagagatcaagaccattctggtggccaacatggtgaaaactcgtttctactaaaaatacaaaaattagccaggcgtggtggcgcacgcctgtagtcccagctactagggaggctgaggtaggagaatcgtttgaacccgggaggcagaggttgcagtgagctgagattgtgccactgcactccagcctggcaacagagcgagactccatctcaaaaaaaaaaaaaaaaaaaaaattcagcaatgGGGTCATTTTAAGCTTAGTATTCTACAGCTTGATTTTTTACTGAGCAGTTTCATGGATCTCTTGTGTCAAAACCCACAGTTCTGCTTACTCTTTTTATTAACTATAGAGTATTACATTTAGCCATTCACGTATTGTGGAACATTCTTTGATGTATAATTTTTACGATTAAAAATATAGCAGTGATACCTATGCTTATACTGCTATGTACTTCTGTATTTCTGTAGAATGGGTTTCTTAGAATAGGATAGAGTTGAAAAATCTTAAAGATAAAACTCTGAAATGGAGACATGGCACAGgactttttttatttacttattttttattgaggtgaattttttcgttttgtttttttgagacagagtcttgctctgtcacccaggctgcatgcgatctctgctcactgcaaccttcgcctcccgggttcaagcaattctcccgcctcagcctcccgagtagctgggactacaggcgtgtgccaacaggcccggcccattttttgtgtgtgtgttttcagtagagatggggtttcatcatgttggccgggctggtcttgaactcctgacctcaagtgatccacccagcttatTGAGGTGAATttgacataacataaaattaactgttttaAGGTGTTTGGTTCATTGGCATTTGGTACATTCACAGTGTGTGAAGCCATCGTCTCTATCAAGCCCTGGAGCTGGtcaccccagaagaaaaccttgtACTTTCAAGCAGAccttcctcatttcttctccctccagcccctggcaaccacgaaCCTGCTTTCTCTCTATagatttgtatattctggatgtttcattatttcacttaaatGTAATCagatggcctttttttttcttcagttagagtctcactctgttgcccagactagagtgctgtggcgcgatctcggctcactgcaacctctgcctactgggttcaagcgattctcctgtctcagcctcccaagtagctgggattacgggtgcctgcccccttgcctggctaatttttgtatttttagtagagatggtgtttcacgagattggtcagactggtctccaactcctgacctcaggtgatccacccgcctcggcctcccaaagtgctgggattacaggtgtgagccaccacgcccggcaatcaGATGGCCTTTTGTGTCGAGCTTATTTcctgaaaatatttctgtctCCTTCACCTTGTAGCTTGTGTTAGTATttcatcctgttttatggctAAATGTTCCACTGATATATGCACCATAATTGGTTTGCTTGTACATGGATGGATGTTTGGGTTTTTCCCACCTTTCTGCTCTTGTGAATAGTTCTGCTGTGAATATATGCAAGTATTCGTTTGAGAGtccttgttttttattcttttgagtatGATACCCACAAGTATTGCTGGGTAACTCCACATTtagctttttttatttatttattttttgagacagagtcttacactgttacccaggctggagtgcaatggcgcaatctcggctcaatacaacctccgcctcccgggttcaagcaattctcctgcctcagcctcctgagaagctgggattacaggtgcctgccaccacgcccagctaatgttttttgtatttctagtagagatagggtttcaccttgttggccaggctgctcttgcactcctgacctcaggtggttcacctgcctcggcatcccaaagtgctaagattacaggcgtgaaccaccatgccctgcccatgtttaacttttttgtttgtttgttttgagacggagtcttgctctgtcaccaggctggagtgcagtggcgcaatttcggctcactgtgccatccgcctcctgggttcaagcgattctcctgcctcagcttcctgagtagctgggactacaggcacgcgccaccacgcctggctaatttttgtattttagtagagatggggtttcaccatgttggccaggatgtctcgatctcttgacctcgtgatctgcccacctcggcctcccaaagtgtgggattacaggcgtgagccactgctcccggcccgtgtttaactttttgaggaacgaATATACTGTTTTCTGCAGAAGCTGGACCATTTTACATTCTACCAACGGTGCGCAAGGGTTTCATCTTCTCCACATCCCAAcacttacttttcattttttaattacagCTATCCCAGTGGGCGGGAGGTGGTAACCCATTGTAGCACTGATTGGCATTTTTCCTAACGATTCATGATATCaaacatctttccatgtgctttttggccatttgtatatctttggagaTTGAAGTCCTTTGCGCATTGTGTAATTgtgttgtcttttttattgttaagagagtcctttatatattctggatgctaGATCCTTATCAgacacatgatttgcaaatattttctgccagtcTGTAGATTGTCTTTTTTACTTTGTTGCTGATGTCTTTTGATGCATAGAAGTTttgattttgatgaaatccagtttatctatttattttctcacttttttggAATCATATCTGAGAAATGGTATTGTTTTACTCCTGTTTTCttataagagttttatagtttaaagcttttacatttagttctttgatccattttgagttaatttttgagtGTCCTGTAAGGTAGGGATccagcttcattttcttttatgtggATATgtaattgttccagcaccatttgttaaaaaaaaaaactgtggtctTGGCAttgttgttgaaaatcagttggccataGGTGATGggttatttctggattctcaattctattccattgttatATACATATCCTTGTGCTTGCACTataatgttttggttactgtagctttgtagtaagttttgaaattaggaagtgtgaATGCAGCACATAGTAGAAACTTCATATATGCGTATTACTGTTTTGGTcaactcattcattcactgaatgaccaatttattcaacaaatagtttaGTCTCCTCAGTGCCAGGCCCTTGTCTGGGTTCTGTGGatgtgaaaacaaattaaaataaggtGGAGTCATCCAACAGTTACAACTGGGTGCCATACGAGTTTTACTACAAGTATGCACTGGACACTAACTGACTCAGCTGTAGGAACAGAGCAGGCTGGGAAGCACCTTGGAGATGAGGTCGTCTGGATGTAGAGTCTGTTTCTGGCAGCAGAGACCTGGAGTGTGGGAGGCCTGCTTGCTCTGTTAGGGTTTGAACTGTATCCTGACGATCATGGGAGGCATTGGAGGATTTTTAGGCAGGAAAATGATGTGAAAGGATTTGTATTTAAAAGAGAttatttggggctgggcacagtggctcacgcctgtaattccagcactttgggaggcctagacaggcGGGTCACCTGGggtggggagtttgagagcagcctgccaaaatggtgaaatcccatctctactaaaaattcagaaattagccgggtgtggtggtgcacctgtaatcccagctactcaggaggctgaggcagaagaattgcttgaacccgggaggggaggttgctgtgagctgagatcgcaccattgcactccagcctgggtaacagagtaagactccatctcaaaccaaaataaataaataaataaataaataaataaataaataaataagagaataaaatagataatttggGCAACAGGTTGGTGTTAAttctccacctttgttcttcttCACTACTGTGTTGGCTGGTCTGAATCTTTtgccttttcatataaatttctGAAAGTGTTGCTATCTGTTCTctgcctgttttatttttgttgttgttgtttggggttttttttttttttttgagacagagtcttgctctgtcacccaggctggagtgcagtggtatgatctcagctcactgcaacctcccactcccaggttcaagcgattctcttgcctcaccctcctgagtagctgggattacaggcatgtgccaccacgcccagctaatttttgtatttttagtagagatgggggtttcaccatgttggtcaggctggtctcgaactcctgacctcatgatccacctgcctcggcctcccaaagtgctgggattacaggcatgagccaccgtgtctggcttcTCTGCCTGTTTTTTAAGACTTTTGTCTTTGGAGTTTTGCGGTTTCTCCATTGTggttttccatatgaatttctttttatttcttctgcttaaaaTTTGTAGGCCagttggtcatggtggctcatgcctataatcccagcaccttgggaggccgggtgggcagatcgcctgaggtcaggagtttgagaccagcctgaccaacatggagaaaccccatatctactaaaaatacaaaattagccgggtgtgatggtgcatgcctataatctcagatactcgggaggctgaggcaggagaattgcttgaacccgggaggcggaggttgtggtgagctgagattag
This genomic window contains:
- the SIRT3 gene encoding NAD-dependent protein deacetylase sirtuin-3, mitochondrial isoform X6 yields the protein MAFWGWRAAAAVRLWGRVVERAEAGGGVGPFQACGCRLVLGGRDDVSAGLRGSHGARGEPLDPARPLQRPPRPEVPRVFRRQPRAAAPGFFFSSIKGGRRPISFSVGASSVVGSGGNSDKGKLSLQDVAELIRARACQRVVVMVGAGISTPSGIPDFRSPGSGLYSNLQQYHLPYPEAIFELPFFFHNPKPFFTLAKELYPGNYKPNVTHYFLRLLHDKGLLLRLYTQNIDGLERVSGIPASKLVEAHGTFASATCTVCRRPFPGEDIRADVMADRVPRCPVCTGVVKPDIVFFGEPLPQKFLLHVVDFPMADLLLILGTSLELDGPDK
- the SIRT3 gene encoding NAD-dependent protein deacetylase sirtuin-3, mitochondrial isoform X4: MAFWGWRAAAAVRLWGRVVERAEAGGGVGPFQACGCRLVLGGRDDVSAGLRGSHGARGEPLDPARPLQRPPRPEVPRVFRRQPRAAAPGFFFSSIKGGRRPISFSVGASSVVGSGGNSDKGKLSLQDVAELIRARACQRVVVMVGAGISTPSGIPDFRSPGSGLYSNLQQYHLPYPEAIFELPFFFHNPKPFFTLAKELYPGNYKPNVTHYFLRLLHDKGLLLRLYTQNIDGLERVSGIPASKLVEAHGTFASATCTVCRRPFPGEDIRVEPFASLTEAVRSSVPRLLINRDLVGPLAWHPRSRDVAQLGDVVHGVERLVELLGWTEEMRDLVQRETGKLDGPDK